The following proteins come from a genomic window of Mytilus trossulus isolate FHL-02 unplaced genomic scaffold, PNRI_Mtr1.1.1.hap1 h1tg000247l__unscaffolded, whole genome shotgun sequence:
- the LOC134701575 gene encoding uncharacterized protein LOC134701575 isoform X1: MDAFKDLREFSPPAEDLDKAAEEVDMEEEDEDNSEEESEDGDEEDDEEEGDEEGGDDEEEELGEDEEWETDEEENEDSQDVTLVTSDDDGEGENCPICLNKFRDQDIGTPESCDHCFCLECIQEWSNNVNTCPVDRQVFHLILAKHAYGDKVYEKIPVKDKKIDDEEDEDPTYCEICGRCDREDRLLLCDGCDQGYHCECLNPPLQEIPVEEWFCPDCAQTETVYKRVDPKEFIMFEAITVNDDEEIAELISENTDDLPPLRPQRRQIARTRASERVREQIIEIRLQRADSTARSTRQRAIISSDEEEGSDRMEETSQATTSAAVPRKTPVKRKTTKRKKRVVRKKAKSTTGKKKTTKRKGKKRRKRRKTTRKTSKRKQIIKKLVGKMVNREVRKEAIPTTSFKSRIAKNLGLSKPPTGTTIPLQKAPGERTVDLMKSNVGISSLSVLGDRNELIGFTDEPDEHPSTSAAKPTKKSRYSTLSLFSHRPVGKPVIKIDETPSSSSGAAGFDLLGGIMDNQAMLRKDSKDVTINRDGSLTKKKEVEKKPVRRPSGPLLSPKSKIALYDDLPPLEDSAPQDTDELVSPDKGTQTGSSLISDESLTQLKYLDRKIDTNVIKETLFEDLPKSIYSDSQLKKGNSEKTKVDPCNESEKSDANNEIKKINTKDGNSDASTKLQKENSDSNKSGNSDKTSKNMEIISKKEKSKEEKISNKEKSKEEIISNKEKSKEKVKVKRLSIEEKNKVKKSVVNKDKNDKVSESASSKKRSENISQLDDISDESNGFHEDLEEKELEEKLQIAQAKLKKLESKGKKTSKKDSHKDNRKEILKESTKEKNKPTAFSSGSLLNEGNLESENVGKSEKDSHKHDKERKDKKTKEVVEKSEKKVKKHKESASEKQKVKKSKMPKEQTEEDVIIATPPRQEVEIIEIPDDDDETEYVQNLDKKIIKSYSGSDHQKPRSRQTLDLKSVVKREKSDRETSEKENRKRRESDKDHERDRSKERKKRKYKSRSRSRDRRHRSRSHERSRRSRSRDKYRKSHKSRSRSREKSRRSKDRWSKERDRSRERDRSRDRDRDRSRDRDRSREKSRKHKRRDRSRDRSSSRERTKIKSREKSRDGSRDRDYNRWREISPEVPLNISTIDSGRLDTGRLIDLFDDKWKKREDLKQAKKKKKSRESPVKNLHQSPAKRPLEDKEEDKIDVLMKKAKPLIEKRETEVIEASQPISKIIDIFTEKNEFDMFADDNSDMDTEIPEPAQESVIVINTVDSFHKHRSNLVSLPSVQDDDKTNIHDTIIEKEKKSDNDNSNNSIPVINNTVEKTMNSPEYDPAFPTDDMEESPSPLQDEKSPPGTPVEYTDVNNQSMQGNPQIIIGEPPPCSVPIDENFPGLSLSPLPHLPPQLGKGILGEGGQFILQRGEAPIVQPDVPVGIRILQGLRPGMSPQRAMLMNPLIMNRPPHMQPRFARLPPGHMPPFGLQVTTQDGVTLPVQGHFQPRMAHCSLPPQPGMINGNFEGIHTDTSQPPPPFQLLQGSPRLSGDPRLQLPPHVLAQGPPPGHAGSPLQIHPGMEPRVSVPSPLVSISGPLDGPHMTLSGPPISLSGPLPHLALSSHPMSVPNSQIGIPSPELALGNPLTKLPALLTRMQVPLSNPQDTMASPVSDPEPVYTPPTPTNDDTPFMNLAVEASTLAKISRSQSPQLTSSAAFSRNKPLISIANLKTSLNNKIIKNLNPLSSTRSSKSPIDEYPSPDENEGDDIIKNSDEDSEKTQPNASDQLNQLTKLLNAQAQLAQLVNKNKQTSVKSSHKSAKGRSKDHPFKVPLPPRIKTSNGKIVKEAESTDVVDMDVASPLDESSIEIPDSPDDFDKVVFGSKQKENKKRRDRHDKKEKRKDKKVRDSSSSVKFIDARKKPVMTVNDENLKDVIRELELEDEPSSAVELTNKAKFLKKLHLQERVVDEVKLALKPFYSHGRIDKDQYKEIMRKAVPKVCHSKSGDINPQKIAALVEAYVNKYGKKKKQPDSS, encoded by the exons ATGGATGCTTTTAAAGATTTGAGAGAATTCTCCCCTCCTGCAGAGGATCTAGACAAGGCTGCTGAAGAGGTGGATATGGAGGAGGAGGATGAAGACAATTCTGAAGAGGAAAGTGAAGATGGTGACGAAGAAGATGACGAAGAAGAAGGTGATGAAGAAGGAGGAGATGATGAGGAAGAGGAATTAGGAGAAGATGAAG AATGGGAGACTgatgaagaagaaaatgaagacAGTCAGGATGTTACCTTGGTGACCAGTGATGATGATGGTGAAGGGGAGAACTGCCCAATTTGTCTGAACAAGTTTCGTGACCAGGATATTGGGACACCTGAATCATGTGACCATTGCTTTTGCTTAGAGTGTATACAGGAATGGTCAAAT AATGTTAATACATGTCCAGTGGATAGACAAGttttccatttgattttagCAAAACATGCCTATGGAGACAAAGTCTATGAGAAG attccCGTAAAAGATAAGAAGATTGATGATGAGGAAGATGAGGACCCTACATATTGTGAGATTTGTGGTCGTTGTGATAGAGAAGACCGTCTGCTACTATGTGATGGATGTGATCAAGG ATACCATTGTGAATGTCTTAACCCTCCACTTCAAGAAATACCAGTAGAAGAATGGTTTTGTCCAGATTGTGCTCAAACTGAAACAG TGTACAAAAGAGTAGATCCCAAAGAATTTATTATGTTTG AAGCAATTACTGTAAACGATGATGAGGAAATAGCAGAGCTGATTTCTGAAAATACTGATGATCTTCCACCTCTGCGACCACAAAGAAGACAGATTGCTAGAACAAGAGCCTCAGAAAGAGTACGGGAGCAGATTATTGAAATAAGATTACAGAGAGCTGATAGTACTGCAAGATCAACAAGACAGAGGGCTATTATATCGTCAGATGAAGAAGAGGGTAGTGACAGGATGGAAGAGACTAGCCAG GCTACCACAAGTGCAGCTGTGCCTAGAAAAACACCAGTCAAAAGGAAGACCACAAAGAGGAAGAAAAGGGTAGTCAGAAAAAAAGCTAAATCAACCACAGGGAAGAAAAAGActacaaaaagaaaaggaaagaaGAGgcgaaaaagaagaaaaactaCTAGAAAGACAAGTAAAAGGAAACAGATTATCAAGAAACTAGTG GGTAAAATGGTGAATAGGGAAGTCAGGAAGGAAGCTATACCTACTACATCATTCAAGTCGAGAATTGCTAAAAATTTAGGGCTTTCAAAACCACCAACTGGTACTACCATTCCATTACAGAAGGCACCAGGAGAAAGGACTGTTGATTTGATGAAGAGCAATGTTGGCATTTCATCATTATCTGTCTTGGGTGATCGAAATGAATTAATTGGATTCACAGA TGAACCTGACGAGCATCCTAGTACATCTGCTGCAAAACCTACCAAAAAGTCCCGATATTCtactttatcattattttcacaCAGACCAGTAGGAAAACCAGTCATAAA GATAGACGAAACACCCAGTTCTAGCTCAGGAGCTGCAGGCTTTGACCTTTTAGGCGGTATCATGGATAACCAAGCCATGTTGAGGAAAGATAGCAAAGATGTTACTATAAATAGGGATG GATCATTAACCAAAAAGAAAGAAGTGGAAAAGAAACCAGTTAGGAGACCATCAGGTCCTCTGTTGTCGCCAAAATCTAAAATAGCGTTATATGACGATTTACCTCCCCTGGAAGATTCAG CTCCACAAGATACTGATGAGCTGGTTTCTCCTGATAAAGGTACACAGACTGGGAGTAGCCTCATCAGTGACGAATCTTTAACTCAGCTGAAATATTTAGATAGAAAAATAGATACTAATGTGATTAAGGAAACGTTGTTTGAGGACCTACCGAAAAGTATTTATAGTGATTCACAGTTAAAGAAAGGAAATAGTGAAAAAACTAAAGTTGATCCGTGTaacgaaagtgagaaaagcgatgcaaataatgaaattaagaaaattaataCAAAGGACGGAAATTCAGATGCTAGTACTAAATTGCAAAAGGAAAATAGTGATTCAAATAAAAGTGGAAATAGTGATAAAACTTctaaaaatatggaaataattagtaagaaagaaaaaagcaaAGAGGAAAAAATTAGCAACAAAGAAAAAAGCAAAGAGGAAATAATTAGCAACAAAGAAAAAAGCAAAgagaaagtgaaagtgaaacGACTTAgtattgaggaaaaaaataaagtaaaaaaatctgtggttaataaagataaaaatgacaaagtttCTGAAAGTGCATCGTCTAAAAAAAGGAGTGAAAATATTTCGCAGTTGGATGATATTTCTGATGAAAGTAATGGGTTTCATGAGGATCTTGAGGAGAAAGAACTTGAAGAAAAGTTGCAAATAGCGCAGGCTAAATTGAAAAAGTTAGAAAGTAAAGGCAAGAAAACAAGTAAGAAAGATTCTCATAAAGACAATAGGAAAGAAATACTGAAGGAAAGtactaaagaaaaaaacaagccTACTGCATTTTCTTCAGGCTCCTTGCTGAACGAAGGAAATTTGGAGTCAGAAAATGTGGGAAAATCGGAAAAAGATtcacataaacatgataaggAGAGAAAggataaaaagacaaaagaagttgttgaaaaaagtgaaaagaaagTGAAAAAACACAAAGAAAGTGCTAGTGAGaaacaaaaagtcaaaaaatctaaaatgcCAAAAGAACAAACTGAGGAAGACGTCATTATTGCCACTCCGCCTCGTCAGGAAgttgaaataattgaaattcCTGACGATGACGACGAAACCGAATATGTtcaaaatttagataaaaagattataaagTCCTATTCTGGATCTGACCATCAGAAACCTAGATCAAGACAAACTTTAGATCTCAAAAGTGTTGTAAAGAGGGAAAAATCAGATCGAGAGACAAGTGAAAAAGAAAATCGTAAAAGACGTGAAAGTGATAAAGACCATGAACGTGACAGAAGTAAGgaaagaaaaaagagaaaatataaatCACGTAGTAGATCCCGTGATCGTAGACATAGATCTAGATCTCACGAAAGATCACGTAGATCTCGTTCAAGGgacaaatatagaaaaagtcaTAAAAGTAGGTCAAGATCGAGAGAAAAAAGCCGTAGATCCAAAGATCGTTGGTCTAAAGAAAGAGACAGATCAAGGGAAAGGGATCGATCAAGGGATAGAGATCGAGATAGATCAAGAGATAGAGATCGATCTAGAGAAAAGTCTAGAAAGCATAAAAGGAGAGACAGAAGTAGAGATAGAAGTTCAAGTAGAGAGAggacaaaaatcaaaagcagAGAAAAAAGTAGAGATGGCAGTCGAGACAGAGATTATAATAGGTGGCGTGAAATCAGTCCAGAAGTGCCATTAAATATTTCAACTATTGACTCTGGTAGGTTAGATACAGGAAGGCTTATTGATTTGTTTGATGATAAGTGGAAGAAACGTGAAGACTTAAAGCaggctaaaaagaaaaagaaaagtcGTGAATCTCctgttaaaaatttacatcaATCACCAGCAAAACGACCTCTTGAGGATAAAGAGGAAGACAAAATAGACGTACTAATGAAAAAAGCAAAACCTCTAATTGAAAAAAGAGAAACGGAGGTTATAGAAGCAAGTCAACCTATCTCAAAAATCATTGAcatttttacagaaaagaaTGAGTTTGATATGTTTGCAGATGATAATTCTGATATGGACACGGAAATTCCTGAGCCAGCACAAGAATCTGTGATTGTAATTAATACTGTTGACAGTTTTCATAAACATCGTTCAAATCTTGTTTCATTACCTTCTGTACAAGAtgatgacaaaacaaatattcatgatacaattattgaaaaagagaaaaaatctGACAATGACAATTCAAACAATTCTATACCTGTGATAAACAATACAGTTGAAAAAACAATGAATAGTCCTGAATATGATCCAGCATTTCCGACTGATGATATGGAAGAGTCACCATCACCTTTGCAAGATGAAAAAAGTCCACCAGGAACTCCCGTGGAATATACTGATGTTAATAATCAATCAATGCAAGGAAATCCTCAGATCATTATTGGTGAACCACCACCATGTTCAGTGCCGATTGACGAAAACTTCCCAGGACTAAGCTTATCACCTCTTCCTCACCTTCCACCTCAGTTAGGCAAAGGAATTCTTGGGGAAGGAGGACAATTTATTCTTCAGAGAGGTGAGGCACCAATTGTGCAGCCTGATGTTCCAGTTGGAATCAGAATTTTACAAGGATTACGACCTGGAATGTCACCCCAGCGAGCTATGCTGATGAATCCATTAATAATGAACAGACCACCCCATATGCAACCTCGATTTGCTCGTTTGCCTCCTGGACATATGCCTCCTTTTGGGCTCCAAGTAACAACTCAGGATGGTGTGACATTACCAGTACAAGGACATTTTCAACCTAGAATGGCACATTGTTCTCTGCCACCTCAGCCTGGTATGATAAACGGTAATTTTGAAGGCATTCATACAGATACTTCCCAACCTCCTCCTCCATTTCAGCTGCTGCAGGGATCACCTCGTTTATCTGGAGATCCTCGTTTACAGCTGCCACCACATGTGCTTGCTCAGGGTCCTCCACCTGGTCATGCTGGTTCCCCATTGCAGATTCATCCTGGAATGGAACCAAGAGTGTCTGTACCAAGTCCACTTGTATCAATTTCTGGTCCACTTGATGGACCTCATATGACATTATCAGGACCACCAATCTCATTAAGTGGACCACTGCCTCATTTGGCTTTATCCAGTCATCCAATGTCTGTTCCTAATTCTCAGATTGGAATACCTAGTCCGGAGTTAGCATTAGGAAATCCATTGACTAAATTGCCAGCACTGTTAACAAGAATGCAGGTACCTCTGTCTAATCCACAGGATACAATGGCTAGTCCAGTCAGTGATCCAGAACCTGTTTATACTCCGCCAACACCAACCAATGACGACACCCCCTTCATGAACTTAGCAGTAGAAGCGTCAACACTTGCTAAAATATCTCGATCTCAGTCACCACAGTTAACTTCAAGTGCAGCTTTCTCAAGAAATAAACCTTTAATTTCTATAGCAAATCTAAAAACTTcacttaataataaaattattaaaaatcttAATCCATTGTCTTCAACCAGAAGTTCAAAATCACCTATAGATGAATATCCATCGCCTGATGAAAATGAAGGGGATGACATTATTAAAAATAGTGATGAAGATTCGGAGAAAACACAACCAAATGCTTCGGACCAGTTGAATCAACTAACAAAACTTCTCAATGCACAAGCTCAACTTGCACAGTTAGTGAATAAAAACAAGCAGACTTCTGTGAAGTCGTCACACAAAAGTGCTAAAGGTAGATCAAAAGATCATCCATTCAAAGTTCCTCTGCCTCCACGGATTAAAACAAGCAACGGAAAAATTG
- the LOC134701575 gene encoding remodeling and spacing factor 1-like isoform X2 has protein sequence MDAFKDLREFSPPAEDLDKAAEEVDMEEEDEDNSEEESEDGDEEDDEEEGDEEGGDDEEEELGEDEEWETDEEENEDSQDVTLVTSDDDGEGENCPICLNKFRDQDIGTPESCDHCFCLECIQEWSNNVNTCPVDRQVFHLILAKHAYGDKVYEKIPVKDKKIDDEEDEDPTYCEICGRCDREDRLLLCDGCDQGYHCECLNPPLQEIPVEEWFCPDCAQTETEAITVNDDEEIAELISENTDDLPPLRPQRRQIARTRASERVREQIIEIRLQRADSTARSTRQRAIISSDEEEGSDRMEETSQATTSAAVPRKTPVKRKTTKRKKRVVRKKAKSTTGKKKTTKRKGKKRRKRRKTTRKTSKRKQIIKKLVGKMVNREVRKEAIPTTSFKSRIAKNLGLSKPPTGTTIPLQKAPGERTVDLMKSNVGISSLSVLGDRNELIGFTDEPDEHPSTSAAKPTKKSRYSTLSLFSHRPVGKPVIKIDETPSSSSGAAGFDLLGGIMDNQAMLRKDSKDVTINRDGSLTKKKEVEKKPVRRPSGPLLSPKSKIALYDDLPPLEDSAPQDTDELVSPDKGTQTGSSLISDESLTQLKYLDRKIDTNVIKETLFEDLPKSIYSDSQLKKGNSEKTKVDPCNESEKSDANNEIKKINTKDGNSDASTKLQKENSDSNKSGNSDKTSKNMEIISKKEKSKEEKISNKEKSKEEIISNKEKSKEKVKVKRLSIEEKNKVKKSVVNKDKNDKVSESASSKKRSENISQLDDISDESNGFHEDLEEKELEEKLQIAQAKLKKLESKGKKTSKKDSHKDNRKEILKESTKEKNKPTAFSSGSLLNEGNLESENVGKSEKDSHKHDKERKDKKTKEVVEKSEKKVKKHKESASEKQKVKKSKMPKEQTEEDVIIATPPRQEVEIIEIPDDDDETEYVQNLDKKIIKSYSGSDHQKPRSRQTLDLKSVVKREKSDRETSEKENRKRRESDKDHERDRSKERKKRKYKSRSRSRDRRHRSRSHERSRRSRSRDKYRKSHKSRSRSREKSRRSKDRWSKERDRSRERDRSRDRDRDRSRDRDRSREKSRKHKRRDRSRDRSSSRERTKIKSREKSRDGSRDRDYNRWREISPEVPLNISTIDSGRLDTGRLIDLFDDKWKKREDLKQAKKKKKSRESPVKNLHQSPAKRPLEDKEEDKIDVLMKKAKPLIEKRETEVIEASQPISKIIDIFTEKNEFDMFADDNSDMDTEIPEPAQESVIVINTVDSFHKHRSNLVSLPSVQDDDKTNIHDTIIEKEKKSDNDNSNNSIPVINNTVEKTMNSPEYDPAFPTDDMEESPSPLQDEKSPPGTPVEYTDVNNQSMQGNPQIIIGEPPPCSVPIDENFPGLSLSPLPHLPPQLGKGILGEGGQFILQRGEAPIVQPDVPVGIRILQGLRPGMSPQRAMLMNPLIMNRPPHMQPRFARLPPGHMPPFGLQVTTQDGVTLPVQGHFQPRMAHCSLPPQPGMINGNFEGIHTDTSQPPPPFQLLQGSPRLSGDPRLQLPPHVLAQGPPPGHAGSPLQIHPGMEPRVSVPSPLVSISGPLDGPHMTLSGPPISLSGPLPHLALSSHPMSVPNSQIGIPSPELALGNPLTKLPALLTRMQVPLSNPQDTMASPVSDPEPVYTPPTPTNDDTPFMNLAVEASTLAKISRSQSPQLTSSAAFSRNKPLISIANLKTSLNNKIIKNLNPLSSTRSSKSPIDEYPSPDENEGDDIIKNSDEDSEKTQPNASDQLNQLTKLLNAQAQLAQLVNKNKQTSVKSSHKSAKGRSKDHPFKVPLPPRIKTSNGKIVKEAESTDVVDMDVASPLDESSIEIPDSPDDFDKVVFGSKQKENKKRRDRHDKKEKRKDKKVRDSSSSVKFIDARKKPVMTVNDENLKDVIRELELEDEPSSAVELTNKAKFLKKLHLQERVVDEVKLALKPFYSHGRIDKDQYKEIMRKAVPKVCHSKSGDINPQKIAALVEAYVNKYGKKKKQPDSS, from the exons ATGGATGCTTTTAAAGATTTGAGAGAATTCTCCCCTCCTGCAGAGGATCTAGACAAGGCTGCTGAAGAGGTGGATATGGAGGAGGAGGATGAAGACAATTCTGAAGAGGAAAGTGAAGATGGTGACGAAGAAGATGACGAAGAAGAAGGTGATGAAGAAGGAGGAGATGATGAGGAAGAGGAATTAGGAGAAGATGAAG AATGGGAGACTgatgaagaagaaaatgaagacAGTCAGGATGTTACCTTGGTGACCAGTGATGATGATGGTGAAGGGGAGAACTGCCCAATTTGTCTGAACAAGTTTCGTGACCAGGATATTGGGACACCTGAATCATGTGACCATTGCTTTTGCTTAGAGTGTATACAGGAATGGTCAAAT AATGTTAATACATGTCCAGTGGATAGACAAGttttccatttgattttagCAAAACATGCCTATGGAGACAAAGTCTATGAGAAG attccCGTAAAAGATAAGAAGATTGATGATGAGGAAGATGAGGACCCTACATATTGTGAGATTTGTGGTCGTTGTGATAGAGAAGACCGTCTGCTACTATGTGATGGATGTGATCAAGG ATACCATTGTGAATGTCTTAACCCTCCACTTCAAGAAATACCAGTAGAAGAATGGTTTTGTCCAGATTGTGCTCAAACTGAAACAG AAGCAATTACTGTAAACGATGATGAGGAAATAGCAGAGCTGATTTCTGAAAATACTGATGATCTTCCACCTCTGCGACCACAAAGAAGACAGATTGCTAGAACAAGAGCCTCAGAAAGAGTACGGGAGCAGATTATTGAAATAAGATTACAGAGAGCTGATAGTACTGCAAGATCAACAAGACAGAGGGCTATTATATCGTCAGATGAAGAAGAGGGTAGTGACAGGATGGAAGAGACTAGCCAG GCTACCACAAGTGCAGCTGTGCCTAGAAAAACACCAGTCAAAAGGAAGACCACAAAGAGGAAGAAAAGGGTAGTCAGAAAAAAAGCTAAATCAACCACAGGGAAGAAAAAGActacaaaaagaaaaggaaagaaGAGgcgaaaaagaagaaaaactaCTAGAAAGACAAGTAAAAGGAAACAGATTATCAAGAAACTAGTG GGTAAAATGGTGAATAGGGAAGTCAGGAAGGAAGCTATACCTACTACATCATTCAAGTCGAGAATTGCTAAAAATTTAGGGCTTTCAAAACCACCAACTGGTACTACCATTCCATTACAGAAGGCACCAGGAGAAAGGACTGTTGATTTGATGAAGAGCAATGTTGGCATTTCATCATTATCTGTCTTGGGTGATCGAAATGAATTAATTGGATTCACAGA TGAACCTGACGAGCATCCTAGTACATCTGCTGCAAAACCTACCAAAAAGTCCCGATATTCtactttatcattattttcacaCAGACCAGTAGGAAAACCAGTCATAAA GATAGACGAAACACCCAGTTCTAGCTCAGGAGCTGCAGGCTTTGACCTTTTAGGCGGTATCATGGATAACCAAGCCATGTTGAGGAAAGATAGCAAAGATGTTACTATAAATAGGGATG GATCATTAACCAAAAAGAAAGAAGTGGAAAAGAAACCAGTTAGGAGACCATCAGGTCCTCTGTTGTCGCCAAAATCTAAAATAGCGTTATATGACGATTTACCTCCCCTGGAAGATTCAG CTCCACAAGATACTGATGAGCTGGTTTCTCCTGATAAAGGTACACAGACTGGGAGTAGCCTCATCAGTGACGAATCTTTAACTCAGCTGAAATATTTAGATAGAAAAATAGATACTAATGTGATTAAGGAAACGTTGTTTGAGGACCTACCGAAAAGTATTTATAGTGATTCACAGTTAAAGAAAGGAAATAGTGAAAAAACTAAAGTTGATCCGTGTaacgaaagtgagaaaagcgatgcaaataatgaaattaagaaaattaataCAAAGGACGGAAATTCAGATGCTAGTACTAAATTGCAAAAGGAAAATAGTGATTCAAATAAAAGTGGAAATAGTGATAAAACTTctaaaaatatggaaataattagtaagaaagaaaaaagcaaAGAGGAAAAAATTAGCAACAAAGAAAAAAGCAAAGAGGAAATAATTAGCAACAAAGAAAAAAGCAAAgagaaagtgaaagtgaaacGACTTAgtattgaggaaaaaaataaagtaaaaaaatctgtggttaataaagataaaaatgacaaagtttCTGAAAGTGCATCGTCTAAAAAAAGGAGTGAAAATATTTCGCAGTTGGATGATATTTCTGATGAAAGTAATGGGTTTCATGAGGATCTTGAGGAGAAAGAACTTGAAGAAAAGTTGCAAATAGCGCAGGCTAAATTGAAAAAGTTAGAAAGTAAAGGCAAGAAAACAAGTAAGAAAGATTCTCATAAAGACAATAGGAAAGAAATACTGAAGGAAAGtactaaagaaaaaaacaagccTACTGCATTTTCTTCAGGCTCCTTGCTGAACGAAGGAAATTTGGAGTCAGAAAATGTGGGAAAATCGGAAAAAGATtcacataaacatgataaggAGAGAAAggataaaaagacaaaagaagttgttgaaaaaagtgaaaagaaagTGAAAAAACACAAAGAAAGTGCTAGTGAGaaacaaaaagtcaaaaaatctaaaatgcCAAAAGAACAAACTGAGGAAGACGTCATTATTGCCACTCCGCCTCGTCAGGAAgttgaaataattgaaattcCTGACGATGACGACGAAACCGAATATGTtcaaaatttagataaaaagattataaagTCCTATTCTGGATCTGACCATCAGAAACCTAGATCAAGACAAACTTTAGATCTCAAAAGTGTTGTAAAGAGGGAAAAATCAGATCGAGAGACAAGTGAAAAAGAAAATCGTAAAAGACGTGAAAGTGATAAAGACCATGAACGTGACAGAAGTAAGgaaagaaaaaagagaaaatataaatCACGTAGTAGATCCCGTGATCGTAGACATAGATCTAGATCTCACGAAAGATCACGTAGATCTCGTTCAAGGgacaaatatagaaaaagtcaTAAAAGTAGGTCAAGATCGAGAGAAAAAAGCCGTAGATCCAAAGATCGTTGGTCTAAAGAAAGAGACAGATCAAGGGAAAGGGATCGATCAAGGGATAGAGATCGAGATAGATCAAGAGATAGAGATCGATCTAGAGAAAAGTCTAGAAAGCATAAAAGGAGAGACAGAAGTAGAGATAGAAGTTCAAGTAGAGAGAggacaaaaatcaaaagcagAGAAAAAAGTAGAGATGGCAGTCGAGACAGAGATTATAATAGGTGGCGTGAAATCAGTCCAGAAGTGCCATTAAATATTTCAACTATTGACTCTGGTAGGTTAGATACAGGAAGGCTTATTGATTTGTTTGATGATAAGTGGAAGAAACGTGAAGACTTAAAGCaggctaaaaagaaaaagaaaagtcGTGAATCTCctgttaaaaatttacatcaATCACCAGCAAAACGACCTCTTGAGGATAAAGAGGAAGACAAAATAGACGTACTAATGAAAAAAGCAAAACCTCTAATTGAAAAAAGAGAAACGGAGGTTATAGAAGCAAGTCAACCTATCTCAAAAATCATTGAcatttttacagaaaagaaTGAGTTTGATATGTTTGCAGATGATAATTCTGATATGGACACGGAAATTCCTGAGCCAGCACAAGAATCTGTGATTGTAATTAATACTGTTGACAGTTTTCATAAACATCGTTCAAATCTTGTTTCATTACCTTCTGTACAAGAtgatgacaaaacaaatattcatgatacaattattgaaaaagagaaaaaatctGACAATGACAATTCAAACAATTCTATACCTGTGATAAACAATACAGTTGAAAAAACAATGAATAGTCCTGAATATGATCCAGCATTTCCGACTGATGATATGGAAGAGTCACCATCACCTTTGCAAGATGAAAAAAGTCCACCAGGAACTCCCGTGGAATATACTGATGTTAATAATCAATCAATGCAAGGAAATCCTCAGATCATTATTGGTGAACCACCACCATGTTCAGTGCCGATTGACGAAAACTTCCCAGGACTAAGCTTATCACCTCTTCCTCACCTTCCACCTCAGTTAGGCAAAGGAATTCTTGGGGAAGGAGGACAATTTATTCTTCAGAGAGGTGAGGCACCAATTGTGCAGCCTGATGTTCCAGTTGGAATCAGAATTTTACAAGGATTACGACCTGGAATGTCACCCCAGCGAGCTATGCTGATGAATCCATTAATAATGAACAGACCACCCCATATGCAACCTCGATTTGCTCGTTTGCCTCCTGGACATATGCCTCCTTTTGGGCTCCAAGTAACAACTCAGGATGGTGTGACATTACCAGTACAAGGACATTTTCAACCTAGAATGGCACATTGTTCTCTGCCACCTCAGCCTGGTATGATAAACGGTAATTTTGAAGGCATTCATACAGATACTTCCCAACCTCCTCCTCCATTTCAGCTGCTGCAGGGATCACCTCGTTTATCTGGAGATCCTCGTTTACAGCTGCCACCACATGTGCTTGCTCAGGGTCCTCCACCTGGTCATGCTGGTTCCCCATTGCAGATTCATCCTGGAATGGAACCAAGAGTGTCTGTACCAAGTCCACTTGTATCAATTTCTGGTCCACTTGATGGACCTCATATGACATTATCAGGACCACCAATCTCATTAAGTGGACCACTGCCTCATTTGGCTTTATCCAGTCATCCAATGTCTGTTCCTAATTCTCAGATTGGAATACCTAGTCCGGAGTTAGCATTAGGAAATCCATTGACTAAATTGCCAGCACTGTTAACAAGAATGCAGGTACCTCTGTCTAATCCACAGGATACAATGGCTAGTCCAGTCAGTGATCCAGAACCTGTTTATACTCCGCCAACACCAACCAATGACGACACCCCCTTCATGAACTTAGCAGTAGAAGCGTCAACACTTGCTAAAATATCTCGATCTCAGTCACCACAGTTAACTTCAAGTGCAGCTTTCTCAAGAAATAAACCTTTAATTTCTATAGCAAATCTAAAAACTTcacttaataataaaattattaaaaatcttAATCCATTGTCTTCAACCAGAAGTTCAAAATCACCTATAGATGAATATCCATCGCCTGATGAAAATGAAGGGGATGACATTATTAAAAATAGTGATGAAGATTCGGAGAAAACACAACCAAATGCTTCGGACCAGTTGAATCAACTAACAAAACTTCTCAATGCACAAGCTCAACTTGCACAGTTAGTGAATAAAAACAAGCAGACTTCTGTGAAGTCGTCACACAAAAGTGCTAAAGGTAGATCAAAAGATCATCCATTCAAAGTTCCTCTGCCTCCACGGATTAAAACAAGCAACGGAAAAATTG